The following are encoded in a window of Thermogemmatispora onikobensis genomic DNA:
- the aroF gene encoding 3-deoxy-7-phosphoheptulonate synthase, whose product MIVVMKPNCSEAAIEHVLRFLEQEGFSGHLSRGVERTVIGVIGSVNVQNPPGKGMITPALGEALEAFPEVEGVFRVSKPYKLASREFHPDDTVVEVPVACVAGGTVSIGGPAVVMMAGPCTVENEKQLMTTAEAVRKAGAVILRGGAFKPSTSPYGFRGLGEEGLKLLAKASREFGMAVVTEVMTPADVPLVCEYADILQIGTRNMQNYMLLDEVGRAKKPVLLKRGMAATIEEWLLAAEYILSQGNREVILCERGIRTFERSTRNTMDLSAIPLVKQLSHLPIVADPSQGTGRRDLVAPITLASVAAGCDGLLIEVHPNPEVALKDGAQSLTTEQFAELMPRAEAVAQAIGRSFVTA is encoded by the coding sequence ATGATCGTTGTAATGAAGCCTAACTGTAGTGAAGCTGCTATTGAGCACGTCCTGCGCTTCCTGGAGCAGGAGGGGTTCTCTGGCCATCTCTCGCGCGGTGTGGAGCGCACGGTGATCGGCGTGATCGGCTCGGTCAACGTGCAGAATCCTCCCGGCAAGGGAATGATTACGCCTGCCCTGGGCGAGGCCCTGGAGGCCTTCCCCGAGGTAGAAGGGGTCTTCCGGGTCTCGAAACCCTATAAACTGGCAAGCCGCGAATTCCATCCAGATGATACGGTTGTCGAGGTGCCGGTCGCCTGTGTGGCGGGCGGCACGGTCTCCATCGGTGGCCCCGCCGTGGTGATGATGGCCGGCCCCTGCACGGTAGAGAACGAGAAGCAGCTGATGACAACCGCCGAGGCCGTGCGCAAGGCGGGTGCGGTGATCTTGCGCGGCGGGGCCTTTAAGCCATCAACCTCTCCCTACGGTTTCCGCGGCCTGGGTGAGGAGGGCCTCAAGCTCCTGGCCAAAGCCTCGCGCGAGTTTGGCATGGCCGTGGTGACCGAGGTCATGACGCCAGCCGATGTGCCGCTGGTCTGCGAATATGCCGATATCCTGCAGATCGGTACGCGCAACATGCAGAACTATATGCTCCTCGACGAGGTCGGGCGCGCGAAGAAACCAGTGCTCCTGAAGCGGGGAATGGCGGCGACCATTGAGGAGTGGCTCCTGGCAGCTGAATATATTCTTTCTCAGGGCAATCGCGAGGTGATCCTCTGCGAGCGCGGTATCCGTACCTTTGAGAGGAGTACGCGCAATACGATGGATCTGAGCGCGATCCCCCTGGTGAAACAGCTCTCGCATTTGCCGATTGTGGCCGACCCGAGCCAGGGCACAGGCCGGCGCGACCTGGTGGCGCCAATAACGCTGGCCTCCGTAGCCGCCGGCTGCGATGGCCTCCTGATCGAGGTTCACCCCAACCCCGAGGTCGCGCTCAAGGACGGCGCTCAGTCGCTGACCACCGAGCAGTTCGCGGAGCTGATGCCGCGCGCAGAGGCGGTGGCCCAGGCCATCGGGCGCTCGTTTGTGACAGCCTGA
- the trpB gene encoding tryptophan synthase subunit beta has translation MQQHLEQQERESPATERYQHGSYPDVRGRFGPYGGKFVPESLMPLLSELEAAYREARHDPAFEEELQELLRSFVGRPTPLYYVPRFSQLVAPGVRVYLKREDLAHTGAHKINNALGQGLLAKRMGKRRIIAETGAGQHGVATATVCAMLGLECIIYMGAEDIERQSLNVFRMRLLGAEVRPVDSGSRTLKDAINEAIRDWVTNVETTFYLIGSVVGPHPYPLMVRDFQSIIGREAREQILRLEGRLPDLVVACVGGGSNAMGIFYPFADAPEVRLLGVEAGGQGLATDQHAATLVAGRPGVLHGAFSYLLQNEDGQVLGTHSISAGLDYPGVGPEHSYMKDTGRASYVAADDALALRGLQALSQSEGIIPALEPAHALGYLLEMGARGELVPGSLVIVNLSGRGDKDMATVARELEVKIS, from the coding sequence ATGCAGCAACATCTAGAACAGCAGGAGCGTGAGTCGCCGGCAACAGAGCGGTATCAGCATGGCTCCTATCCCGACGTCCGCGGGCGCTTCGGCCCCTATGGGGGTAAGTTCGTGCCAGAGAGCTTGATGCCTCTCCTGAGCGAGCTGGAGGCGGCCTATCGCGAGGCACGCCATGATCCAGCCTTTGAGGAGGAGCTGCAGGAGCTGCTGCGCTCGTTTGTGGGCCGCCCGACGCCGCTCTATTATGTGCCGCGCTTCTCGCAGTTGGTGGCCCCGGGGGTGCGCGTCTATCTGAAGCGCGAGGATCTGGCTCATACGGGGGCCCATAAGATCAATAATGCGCTGGGACAGGGCCTTCTGGCGAAACGCATGGGCAAGCGGCGCATCATCGCCGAGACGGGGGCCGGCCAGCATGGCGTGGCCACGGCGACGGTCTGCGCGATGCTGGGGCTGGAGTGCATCATCTACATGGGCGCCGAGGATATTGAGCGTCAGTCGCTCAATGTCTTCCGTATGCGCCTGCTCGGCGCCGAGGTGCGCCCGGTCGATAGCGGCAGCCGTACCCTTAAGGATGCGATCAATGAGGCGATCCGCGACTGGGTGACCAACGTCGAGACGACCTTTTACTTGATCGGCTCGGTGGTTGGGCCGCATCCCTATCCCTTGATGGTGCGCGATTTCCAGTCGATCATCGGACGGGAGGCGCGCGAGCAGATTCTGCGGCTGGAGGGTCGCCTGCCCGACCTGGTCGTGGCCTGCGTAGGCGGCGGGAGCAACGCGATGGGGATCTTCTACCCCTTTGCCGATGCACCCGAGGTGCGTCTGCTCGGCGTTGAGGCGGGCGGCCAGGGCCTGGCTACGGACCAGCACGCCGCTACTCTGGTGGCAGGCCGTCCGGGTGTGCTCCACGGCGCCTTTAGTTATCTGCTCCAGAACGAGGATGGCCAGGTGCTGGGGACGCACAGTATTTCCGCCGGCCTCGACTATCCCGGCGTCGGCCCAGAGCACAGCTATATGAAAGATACGGGGCGCGCCAGCTATGTGGCAGCCGATGATGCCCTGGCCCTGCGCGGCCTGCAGGCTCTGAGCCAGAGCGAGGGTATCATTCCCGCCCTGGAGCCAGCCCACGCCCTGGGCTACTTGCTGGAGATGGGCGCACGGGGCGAGCTGGTTCCTGGTAGCCTGGTCATTGTTAATCTCTCGGGGCGCGGCGACAAGGATATGGCGACGGTGGCCCGGGAGTTAGAGGTCAAGATCTCATAA
- a CDS encoding alpha/beta hydrolase, translating to MTEQTSPFEKEPRERDEAQLPYSDAPYYEYSSPGLRYQERNDIIYPLFREGPVAPVAPPAGAGVANGPYGPLASESGGRSIPPSMNSGLQGPPVIADQAPPVPPMAPSRPPGPWRFIILVLLIALILFAGGIATYLVFMARGSSSATKPQPTAQASAVATGSFRQGPCPFQPGIGIVQGRDVTCGVLTVPEDRTQPQGNTIHLAVAIFKASAAQADSAPFLYLSGGPGGATLSELGPYISQANLQAVTLGHTFILFDQRGTGYSSPSLYCGEVDRFNRDTKDENLSRQANDTGYLQAMRSCRDRLTAEGIHLSAYTTIADAQDVHDLIHALGYRQVNLYGVSYGTRLALTVMRLFPQDLRSVILDSTVPTQSNLFTSLPASMQHAFDTLFNGCQKDALCNESYPNLATTFYRLVDRLNAHPVTFNDLQYGPVLLTGDNFAQWVFTSLYVTSFIPDLPRAISEVDHGQYALISETYGELLLANDVSYGMYYSVECGEDMRYTSPQELDKAVAVLHPELRPGMQDGLQADYQVCQLWNVPAVPPEQKQPVTSNLPTLILSGEYDPITPTSNALMAQKTLSHSYLFVFPGTGHGVFLTGSCANLIMEEFLDNPQVQPVSSCISSMEEPNFS from the coding sequence ATGACAGAGCAGACCTCACCGTTTGAGAAAGAGCCGCGTGAGAGAGACGAGGCCCAGCTACCTTATAGTGATGCTCCTTATTACGAGTACTCGTCACCCGGTCTCCGTTACCAGGAGCGCAACGACATCATCTATCCACTCTTCCGTGAAGGGCCAGTTGCTCCCGTAGCGCCGCCGGCTGGAGCTGGAGTAGCCAACGGGCCGTACGGGCCTCTGGCGTCTGAGAGTGGGGGGAGATCCATACCGCCGTCCATGAATTCCGGGCTGCAGGGGCCACCGGTCATCGCCGATCAAGCGCCGCCTGTTCCGCCGATGGCGCCGTCGCGTCCACCTGGTCCCTGGCGCTTCATTATTCTCGTCTTGCTGATCGCCCTCATCCTCTTCGCTGGCGGGATAGCAACCTACCTTGTGTTTATGGCCCGTGGGAGCAGCAGCGCGACGAAGCCGCAGCCGACGGCGCAAGCAAGCGCCGTGGCCACTGGGAGTTTCCGTCAGGGTCCCTGCCCTTTTCAGCCTGGCATCGGCATTGTCCAGGGGAGGGACGTGACGTGCGGAGTCTTGACTGTTCCTGAAGACCGTACTCAGCCGCAGGGGAACACCATTCATCTGGCGGTGGCCATCTTCAAAGCCAGCGCTGCTCAGGCGGATAGCGCCCCATTTCTCTATCTCTCTGGAGGACCTGGGGGGGCCACGCTCAGCGAGCTAGGTCCTTACATCAGTCAGGCGAACTTGCAAGCCGTGACACTGGGGCACACCTTCATTCTCTTTGACCAGCGCGGCACGGGCTACTCCTCGCCCTCGCTCTACTGTGGTGAAGTGGACCGCTTCAACCGGGACACCAAGGATGAGAATCTCAGCCGCCAGGCCAATGATACGGGATATCTCCAGGCCATGCGCTCCTGCCGTGATCGGCTCACCGCCGAAGGCATCCACCTGAGTGCCTACACTACCATCGCTGACGCCCAGGATGTTCACGATCTGATCCATGCCCTCGGCTATCGGCAGGTGAACCTCTATGGCGTCTCCTACGGCACGCGCCTGGCCCTCACCGTCATGCGGCTCTTCCCACAGGACCTGCGTAGCGTGATCCTCGATTCGACCGTTCCCACGCAGAGCAATCTCTTCACCTCCCTACCAGCCTCGATGCAGCACGCCTTTGACACCCTCTTCAACGGCTGTCAGAAAGATGCCCTCTGCAACGAGAGTTATCCCAACCTGGCAACCACCTTTTATCGCCTGGTCGATCGCCTCAACGCTCACCCGGTGACCTTCAATGATCTGCAGTATGGTCCAGTCCTGCTGACGGGCGATAACTTTGCCCAGTGGGTCTTTACCTCGCTCTATGTGACCAGCTTTATTCCCGACCTGCCGCGGGCCATCAGCGAGGTTGATCATGGTCAGTATGCGCTGATCTCCGAAACCTATGGGGAGCTGCTCCTGGCCAATGACGTCAGCTACGGCATGTACTACTCGGTCGAGTGTGGCGAAGACATGCGCTACACCTCTCCTCAAGAGCTGGACAAAGCCGTGGCTGTGCTGCATCCTGAGCTGCGGCCTGGCATGCAGGATGGCCTCCAGGCCGACTATCAGGTCTGCCAGCTCTGGAACGTTCCGGCGGTGCCGCCTGAGCAGAAGCAGCCCGTCACAAGCAATCTGCCGACGCTGATTCTCTCCGGCGAGTATGACCCAATCACGCCGACGAGCAACGCGCTCATGGCTCAGAAAACTCTCAGCCACAGCTACCTCTTTGTCTTCCCAGGGACTGGCCACGGTGTCTTTCTAACTGGCTCGTGCGCCAACCTGATCATGGAAGAATTTCTTGACAATCCCCAGGTCCAGCCGGTTAGCTCCTGCATTTCCAGTATGGAAGAGCCAAACTTTAGCTGA
- the trpA gene encoding tryptophan synthase subunit alpha — MQQSQQSETSERPKGEALPAQRIGQAFARASSEGRCALIPYLMCGFPSVEQSLEAIVAAIEGGADLIELGLPFSDPLADGATIQHASHQALEQGINVAACLSMARQVAARSSVPLILMGYYNPLLAYGVQRFCREAAAAGACGLIIPDLPPEEAGPLLKAAHEEGLALIFLVPPTTPDERIATIVRVAAQEPRGFIYCVSLSGVTGARASLPPHLQSFIARVRRQSAPYGLPLAVGFGVSRPEHVAEIARYADGAVVGSALVNLLERHAADGAAQRAAVRDYIRSLRERTARLP, encoded by the coding sequence ATGCAGCAATCACAGCAATCTGAGACAAGCGAGCGACCCAAAGGCGAGGCGCTGCCAGCTCAGCGCATTGGGCAAGCCTTCGCCCGGGCTAGTAGTGAGGGGCGCTGCGCGCTGATCCCTTACCTGATGTGCGGCTTCCCTTCGGTAGAGCAGAGCCTGGAGGCGATAGTGGCGGCCATCGAGGGCGGAGCCGACCTGATCGAGCTGGGCCTGCCTTTCAGCGATCCGCTGGCCGACGGCGCCACGATCCAGCACGCCAGCCATCAGGCGCTAGAGCAGGGTATCAATGTGGCCGCCTGCCTGTCCATGGCGCGTCAGGTGGCGGCCCGGAGCAGCGTCCCTTTGATCTTGATGGGCTACTATAATCCGCTGCTGGCCTATGGCGTCCAGCGCTTCTGCCGCGAGGCTGCTGCCGCGGGCGCCTGTGGACTCATCATCCCCGATCTGCCGCCCGAGGAGGCGGGGCCGCTGCTGAAGGCCGCCCACGAGGAGGGGCTGGCGCTGATTTTCCTTGTGCCGCCGACGACACCGGATGAGCGCATTGCCACAATCGTGCGCGTCGCTGCCCAGGAGCCGCGTGGTTTTATCTACTGCGTCTCCCTCAGCGGGGTGACCGGTGCGCGCGCTAGCCTGCCGCCCCATCTGCAGAGCTTTATCGCCCGCGTCCGTCGGCAGAGCGCTCCTTATGGCCTTCCCTTAGCGGTTGGCTTTGGCGTCTCGCGCCCGGAGCACGTGGCGGAAATCGCGCGCTATGCCGATGGGGCGGTCGTTGGCAGCGCCCTGGTCAATCTGCTGGAGCGCCATGCCGCTGATGGAGCAGCCCAGCGGGCGGCAGTCCGGGACTATATTCGCAGCTTGCGTGAACGCACTGCTCGTCTGCCTTGA
- the trpC gene encoding indole-3-glycerol phosphate synthase TrpC, translating into MFLEQILARTRLDLEARRRLLPLERLQERAAAQPPARDFAAALQSRAGEHGLRLIAEIKRASPSKGALAPDLDPVALARTYEAAGAAAISVLTEPHFFLGAPEHLTAVKEAVSLPVLRKDFIVDEYQVYEARAWGADALLLICAALSAQELARLLQLTRQLGMEALVEVHSPAEAEMAVAAGARVIGVNSRDLVTFTMNPFLIRELRRLLPADCIVVAESGIHTEADARRLRRYDVQAMLVGESLVKAGDVRGQISRLLRGANDGLQVKVCGLRHPEALRTALESGADLLGLMFYPPSRRYLAPSKVRDLLGEAGYLALAEQGQAVPDLVGVFVNEESQRINELAEELGLHFVQLHGGESPEFCASLQRPVIKALPVQGPASLEEARRYATVAWRLLLDTPTASYGGSGRTHDWELARMIAAEMPVLLAGGLTPANVAEAIATVRPWGVDVSSGVESNGEKDPDKIRSFIEAVRQSSQQRPDLQPVEH; encoded by the coding sequence ATGTTTCTTGAGCAGATTCTGGCCCGCACGCGCCTCGATCTGGAGGCACGTCGGCGCCTGCTTCCTTTGGAGAGGCTGCAAGAGCGGGCGGCGGCCCAGCCACCGGCTCGCGATTTCGCCGCCGCCCTGCAGTCGAGAGCAGGTGAGCATGGGCTGCGGCTGATTGCTGAGATTAAGCGCGCCTCGCCCTCGAAGGGAGCGCTGGCGCCCGACCTTGATCCGGTGGCCCTGGCTCGCACCTACGAGGCTGCCGGGGCGGCAGCGATCTCGGTCCTGACCGAACCGCATTTCTTTCTGGGCGCACCCGAGCACCTGACAGCAGTCAAGGAGGCGGTAAGCCTGCCTGTGCTGCGCAAAGATTTCATCGTGGATGAGTATCAGGTCTATGAGGCGCGCGCCTGGGGCGCCGATGCGCTGCTGCTGATCTGCGCGGCTCTGAGCGCTCAGGAACTGGCGCGGCTCTTGCAGCTCACACGCCAACTGGGGATGGAGGCCCTGGTCGAGGTCCACAGCCCGGCGGAGGCAGAGATGGCCGTAGCCGCAGGGGCGCGCGTGATCGGGGTCAATAGCCGCGATCTGGTGACCTTCACTATGAACCCGTTCTTGATCCGCGAGCTGCGCCGGCTGCTGCCTGCCGATTGCATCGTGGTAGCCGAGAGCGGGATTCATACGGAAGCCGATGCACGCCGGTTGCGCCGCTACGATGTGCAGGCCATGCTGGTGGGCGAATCGCTGGTGAAGGCCGGCGATGTGCGCGGACAGATCAGCCGTCTGCTGCGCGGGGCCAATGACGGTCTCCAGGTAAAGGTCTGCGGCCTGCGCCACCCGGAGGCTCTGCGGACAGCCCTGGAGAGCGGGGCCGATCTGCTGGGCCTGATGTTCTACCCGCCGAGCAGACGCTACCTGGCTCCGTCGAAGGTTCGGGACCTGCTGGGCGAGGCCGGCTATCTGGCTCTGGCCGAGCAGGGTCAGGCAGTGCCTGATCTGGTCGGGGTTTTTGTGAACGAGGAGAGCCAGCGCATCAATGAGCTGGCTGAGGAGTTGGGCCTGCACTTTGTGCAACTGCATGGGGGGGAGTCGCCGGAGTTCTGCGCCAGCCTGCAGCGCCCGGTTATCAAGGCGCTGCCGGTGCAGGGTCCCGCGTCCCTGGAGGAGGCACGGCGCTATGCCACGGTCGCCTGGCGGTTGCTGCTTGATACACCCACAGCGAGCTATGGAGGCAGCGGTCGGACCCACGACTGGGAACTGGCGCGGATGATCGCCGCTGAGATGCCAGTCCTGCTGGCTGGCGGTCTGACCCCCGCCAACGTCGCTGAGGCCATTGCTACTGTTCGACCCTGGGGCGTCGATGTGAGCAGCGGCGTTGAGAGCAATGGTGAGAAGGACCCGGACAAGATCCGTTCCTTCATTGAGGCCGTGCGCCAGAGCAGCCAGCAGCGGCCTGACCTGCAACCTGTCGAGCATTGA
- a CDS encoding zinc ribbon domain-containing protein, protein MFCSQCGAAVAAGTRFCTWCGAPLEGADAAGLERERGLLAPGPELGERLEQGRRQQPRRGSRRQDPYRERIQQLRLQLRALKLDLRQLNAYLANVRTQYYMSAAFVPRGLLRWGYKAIEDLRLMQPQQQKQLLQQKIFELERELLQLQQEQAAWRARQAERWEGEGESGSSFQ, encoded by the coding sequence ATGTTCTGCTCTCAATGTGGCGCAGCTGTGGCAGCGGGAACTCGTTTCTGCACCTGGTGTGGCGCGCCGTTGGAAGGAGCTGACGCCGCGGGGCTGGAAAGAGAGAGAGGGCTGTTGGCCCCAGGCCCTGAGCTGGGCGAGCGGCTGGAGCAAGGCCGTCGACAGCAGCCGCGCCGGGGAAGCCGCCGGCAAGATCCCTATCGTGAGCGCATTCAGCAGCTCCGTCTCCAGTTGCGGGCGCTGAAGCTGGATCTGAGACAGCTCAATGCCTACCTTGCCAATGTGCGCACCCAATACTATATGAGCGCCGCCTTTGTACCTCGGGGTCTCCTGCGCTGGGGATATAAGGCCATCGAAGATCTACGTTTAATGCAACCACAGCAACAAAAGCAACTACTTCAGCAGAAGATCTTTGAACTTGAGCGTGAACTGCTCCAGTTGCAGCAGGAGCAGGCTGCCTGGCGAGCAAGGCAGGCTGAAAGGTGGGAGGGAGAAGGAGAGAGCGGAAGCAGCTTCCAGTGA
- the trpD gene encoding anthranilate phosphoribosyltransferase, with the protein MIREAIAQVVAGATLSEEEAAAVMEEIMSGVATPSQMGAFLTALRMRPGGEAPQEIAGLARVMREKALRVHLREEVATRALDTCGTGGDGAGTFNFSTAAGILAAAAGAHVAKHGNRSATSRCGSADVLEALGVRIDLGPEAVARSVQETGFGFMFAQTYHPAMKHVGPTRREIGIRTVFNILGPLTNPAGTRYQVLGVADGSLLRKMGEVLLLLGCRHALIIHGEDGVDECSLAAPTRVCEVREGEELREYVITPEEAGLTRCNDRRLFQGGDPQQNAEMLRRLLSGEIDGPLADMLYLNTAAALLANECVSSLAEGVRLARSTVREGRARRKLEEVVACSQSLATTTGL; encoded by the coding sequence ATGATTCGCGAAGCCATCGCGCAAGTTGTTGCCGGCGCTACGCTCAGCGAGGAGGAGGCGGCGGCGGTGATGGAAGAGATTATGTCGGGCGTGGCAACCCCCTCCCAGATGGGGGCTTTTCTGACCGCTCTGCGTATGCGTCCCGGGGGCGAGGCGCCCCAGGAGATCGCCGGCCTGGCGCGCGTGATGCGCGAGAAGGCGCTGCGCGTCCATCTCCGTGAGGAGGTGGCCACCCGCGCGCTGGATACCTGCGGCACAGGCGGCGACGGAGCCGGTACCTTCAATTTTTCGACCGCGGCAGGCATCCTGGCCGCTGCCGCCGGGGCCCACGTGGCGAAGCACGGCAACCGCTCGGCGACGAGCCGCTGCGGCAGCGCCGATGTGCTGGAGGCCCTGGGCGTGCGCATCGATTTGGGGCCGGAGGCCGTGGCGCGCAGTGTTCAGGAGACGGGCTTTGGCTTTATGTTCGCCCAGACCTATCACCCGGCGATGAAGCATGTTGGTCCAACACGCCGCGAGATCGGTATTCGTACGGTCTTCAATATTCTCGGTCCGCTGACGAATCCGGCTGGCACTCGTTACCAGGTGCTGGGCGTGGCCGATGGCTCGCTGCTGCGCAAGATGGGGGAGGTCTTGCTCCTGCTGGGCTGCCGTCATGCGCTGATTATCCACGGCGAGGATGGCGTTGATGAGTGTTCGCTGGCGGCGCCTACGCGCGTCTGCGAGGTACGCGAAGGGGAGGAGCTGCGCGAGTATGTGATTACGCCCGAGGAGGCTGGCCTGACGCGCTGTAACGATCGCCGCCTCTTCCAGGGGGGTGATCCTCAGCAGAACGCGGAAATGCTGCGCCGCTTGCTCAGTGGCGAGATCGACGGTCCGCTGGCCGACATGCTCTATTTGAACACGGCGGCGGCTCTGCTGGCGAATGAGTGCGTCTCTTCGCTGGCGGAAGGGGTCCGACTGGCACGCAGCACGGTGCGCGAGGGCCGGGCCAGACGCAAGCTGGAGGAGGTCGTGGCTTGCTCGCAGTCGCTGGCCACCACCACTGGCTTGTAG
- a CDS encoding anthranilate synthase component II, translating to MILLIDNYDSFTYNLYQYLSELGAEVLVRRNDQLTLDEIAALQPERIVISPGPCTPNEAGLSCEIIATFGSRLPILGVCLGHQAIGQVYGGRVIRAPEPVHGKTSLIYHRGQGCLRDLPNPFEANRYHSLIVERSSLPAELEITAETADGLIMGLRHRRYPVEGVQFHPESIMTTVGKDLLRNFLTR from the coding sequence ATGATCTTACTGATCGATAACTACGATAGCTTTACTTACAATCTTTATCAGTATCTCTCTGAGCTGGGGGCCGAGGTGCTGGTCCGGCGCAATGATCAGTTGACGCTGGACGAGATTGCTGCCCTGCAGCCGGAGCGCATTGTGATTTCGCCTGGCCCCTGTACCCCCAATGAGGCCGGTCTCTCGTGCGAGATCATTGCCACGTTCGGGTCGCGCCTGCCGATTCTGGGCGTCTGCCTGGGCCATCAGGCCATCGGCCAGGTCTACGGTGGCCGCGTCATCCGGGCGCCGGAGCCGGTGCATGGGAAGACGAGCCTGATCTATCATCGTGGCCAGGGTTGTCTCCGTGATCTTCCCAATCCTTTCGAAGCCAATCGCTACCATAGCCTCATCGTTGAGCGCTCCTCGCTCCCGGCTGAGCTGGAGATTACCGCCGAGACGGCGGATGGCTTGATTATGGGCCTGCGCCACCGTCGCTATCCCGTCGAAGGGGTGCAGTTCCACCCCGAGTCGATTATGACAACGGTCGGCAAGGACCTGTTGCGCAACTTTCTCACCCGTTAA
- the aroH gene encoding chorismate mutase produces the protein MGVYCRGIRGATTVERNDRQEILAATAELLQLMVELNQIRSEDVASVIFSVTDDLDAVYPAQAARELGWTEVALLCVREIPVPGSLRKCIRILLHVNTERSSAELRHVYLRGAVQLRPEFSVERS, from the coding sequence ATGGGCGTGTACTGTCGAGGCATCCGGGGCGCAACGACGGTCGAACGCAATGATCGTCAGGAGATTCTGGCCGCCACCGCCGAGCTGCTCCAGTTAATGGTGGAGTTGAATCAGATCCGGAGTGAGGATGTCGCCAGCGTTATTTTCAGCGTGACCGATGATCTGGATGCCGTCTACCCGGCCCAGGCCGCACGGGAACTCGGCTGGACCGAGGTCGCTTTGCTGTGCGTGCGGGAGATTCCAGTGCCGGGCAGCCTGCGCAAGTGCATTCGCATCTTGCTGCACGTCAATACTGAGCGGAGTTCCGCAGAGCTGCGCCATGTCTATCTGCGCGGCGCCGTGCAGCTGCGCCCGGAGTTTAGCGTCGAGCGCTCCTGA
- the trpE gene encoding anthranilate synthase component I, producing MFSPSLDEVRSLRQKLEAEGELASGRIPLVPLYRDVLADTETPVSAYCKTARGPYTFLLESVEGGERIARYSFIGIDPYLVLIQDEQTATLRYLSYEDGTQRCRSLVRLPSYDPLQLIEQELGRYRLLRPRQEGNDALPRFYGGAVGYLAYEVASRFERLPVPSADELGLPLAIFSFTETVLAFDHLKHRLRVITHLHLDAPDLEAEYARCLQAIEGVVARLQEELRLPAEPEPIYTGTPTVTSSFTREQYEAMVRRAKEYIAAGDIFQVVPSQRLRRPVNAAPFTVYRALRTINPSPYMFYLDLEDFVVLGASPELLVRVEEGEVTIHPIAGTRPRGGDPESDRLLEEELRRDPKERAEHVMLVDLGRNDVGRVSLPGSVSVSQFMEIERYSHVMHLVSNVVGRLRPELTPFDALRAGFPAGTVTGAPKIRAMEIISELEGMRRGVYAGAVGYFSHSGNLDTAIALRTMVMKSGHAYIQAGGGVVADSDPAAEYQESMNKARALLRAVETAEEMARAQRPRYAHT from the coding sequence ATGTTTTCGCCATCTCTGGACGAAGTGCGTTCCTTGCGCCAGAAGCTGGAGGCCGAGGGGGAGCTGGCCAGCGGCAGGATTCCGCTGGTCCCCCTCTATCGCGATGTGCTGGCCGATACAGAGACGCCGGTTTCGGCTTACTGCAAGACAGCCCGCGGCCCCTATACGTTTCTGCTGGAGAGCGTGGAGGGCGGCGAGCGCATCGCCCGCTATTCGTTTATCGGCATCGATCCGTACCTGGTGCTGATTCAGGATGAGCAGACGGCAACGCTGCGCTATCTGAGCTATGAGGATGGAACACAGCGCTGCCGCTCGCTGGTCCGCTTGCCTTCTTACGATCCGCTCCAGCTGATTGAGCAGGAGCTCGGACGCTATCGCCTGCTGAGACCGAGGCAAGAGGGCAATGACGCTTTGCCGCGCTTCTATGGCGGCGCCGTGGGCTATCTGGCCTATGAGGTGGCTTCCCGCTTCGAGCGGCTCCCGGTGCCCTCCGCCGATGAGTTGGGCCTGCCCCTGGCTATCTTTAGCTTTACGGAGACGGTGCTGGCCTTCGATCATTTGAAGCATCGTCTGCGCGTGATTACGCACCTCCATCTGGACGCCCCCGACCTGGAGGCGGAGTATGCCCGCTGCCTGCAGGCGATCGAGGGCGTGGTCGCTCGCCTGCAGGAGGAGCTGCGCCTGCCCGCTGAACCGGAGCCGATCTATACCGGGACGCCCACGGTGACCTCTAGCTTTACACGCGAGCAGTATGAGGCGATGGTGCGCCGCGCTAAGGAGTACATCGCAGCGGGCGATATTTTCCAGGTGGTGCCTTCCCAGCGCTTGCGCCGCCCGGTCAATGCCGCGCCGTTTACGGTCTATCGAGCGCTGCGTACGATCAATCCCTCCCCGTATATGTTCTATCTCGATCTGGAGGACTTTGTGGTGCTCGGCGCCTCGCCAGAGCTGCTGGTGCGCGTCGAGGAGGGCGAGGTGACCATCCATCCCATTGCCGGCACTCGCCCCCGCGGGGGCGATCCCGAGAGCGATCGCTTGCTGGAGGAGGAGCTGCGCCGCGATCCCAAGGAGCGCGCTGAACATGTGATGCTGGTGGACCTGGGCCGCAACGATGTGGGCCGTGTCAGCCTGCCCGGTAGTGTTTCCGTGAGCCAGTTTATGGAGATCGAGCGCTATTCTCATGTGATGCACCTGGTCTCGAATGTGGTCGGACGGCTGCGCCCCGAGCTGACTCCTTTCGACGCTCTGCGCGCCGGCTTTCCTGCCGGGACGGTGACCGGGGCGCCGAAGATCCGGGCCATGGAGATTATCAGTGAGTTGGAAGGAATGCGCCGCGGCGTCTACGCCGGCGCCGTCGGCTACTTCAGCCATTCGGGCAATCTGGATACCGCAATCGCTCTGCGTACTATGGTTATGAAGAGCGGACATGCGTATATCCAGGCAGGTGGCGGCGTGGTGGCAGACTCTGATCCCGCCGCTGAGTACCAGGAAAGCATGAATAAGGCCCGCGCGCTGCTGCGCGCTGTGGAGACGGCTGAGGAGATGGCCCGCGCACAGCGTCCTCGTTACGCTCACACCTGA